Genomic DNA from Luteolibacter arcticus:
GTGCCATGACATACCCGAATTGCGCCAGATCCCGGGCAAAGCCGGGCAAGTCGCAGGCGGAGTCTCGTTGCCATTCGAGGTGCAGGCGGCCGTTGGCGGGGTTCCCCACGGCGCGGATCGCCCCCGGCACGCGCAGGAAAAGCCGTTCGATCAGCCAGACGCAGCCAATGCAGGAAATGCCTTCCACCGAGCAATCGAATTCCCCCACCCCGCCGGAGCATGGGGCGGTGCCGGCCGTGGCTGGCAGCCAGGAGAAATCGTGCGTTTCAAAGGGACGGCTGCGCACCGGCGGCGTGGTGCCGCCACCTTGCAAGTCGTAGAAGCGATCCAGGCCCTGGCCGCGGATCATGGCCGCTACAAATTCACAGCCGCGACAACAGAAGCGCTCCTCCACGCGGCGTGGCATGAAGGGGGTGCCGCAGTGTTCGCAGGCTTGCATTCCGGGGCTACCATGGTTCGCGCCGGTTCCAGCGACCACGCATGGCTTGCGGCATCCCGCGCATATTCCGCCACGCGTCAGGGTGCCGGGCTCGCGGAATGGCAGCAGGAAGGAAGCTCGTCCTTGTCGGCCACGGGTTCGCCACCCGGCAGCGGCAGGGTGCCGTGAAGACGCCAGGCAAGGACCATCGCGGCCAGCAGCGCCATCCCGCGCTGGATTCCCCGCAGCAGTCCGGGCGAGCGGCGCGCTCCCAGCAGTTGGGTGCCGCGCTGGGCGAGCCACAGCATCGGGATGGTGCCGAGACCGAAAGCCAGCGCTAATTCCGCACCCCGCACCGCCCCGCCTGCTGCCAGCAGGGCGATGAACATGGCGTAAAGCGGACCGCAGGGCAGGAGCGGAGTCAGCAAGCCGCTCAGAACTCCGCTCGCCGCCAGCGGCAGGCCTCGCGCGCGCAACCGCACTCTCAGAGAAAAGCGCTGGAAGAAGGCCGGGCGCGGGATCTTCTTCTCCAGCCCGGTGGCGATGAGTAGCAGCGCGATCACCATGGCCCACGGCAGGATCACCGCCGGGGAATCGAAAAACCAATGGAGCGGCTCTTTCCCGAGTCCGCCGCAGATCGCGCCGATGAGCGAGTAGGAGAACAGCCGCCCGGCATGATAAGCGGAGGCTGCCGTCAGACGTTCGGCATCGCTCTTCGCGAAGGTGCCCAGACCGCAGGCCAGCGGCCCACACATGCCGACGCAGTGCAGGCTGGTCGCCCCACCGGCCAGCAGGGCACCTGCGAGGGTGAGGTCCATGGGCTTACTTGGCAGGGGTGGTCTCGACAACCTGCGGCGCCTGCTTGATCGCCACGACGATGAGGGCGGACCAAGCGCCGCAGAGCAGCGCGAAGGCGAAACAGACGAAGAGCCACGGATGCCGGACGAAAAAGCCTGCACGCGGTTCAGTGGATGGAGTCGTGTTCATGGAGTGGTATGGGTGGAAGGTCCGAGGAAGCGCAGCTCATGCGTCAGCACGACGTCGCCCGGCTGCACGCGGGCTTCGATGACGAGAATCGCGGGACCGGCGTAGCTCGCGTGGGGGGCCAGGATGATCGCAGGCGTGCCCGCTTCCCCGCGGGGCGGGATGTCCATCGCCTGCCCCGCGCCGCTCAGGGTGAAGCCCGGCGGGGCGTTGCGAAGGTGGAGCGCGAAGCTGGCCGGCTGGTTGCGCTTGTTGTGAACCCGCACGTGGAAGTGATTCCTCACTGAAGTACTATCCGCATAGTACGGCTGCCCGCGCATGCGGCTGAAGTCCGCCGTGAAGGGCTTCGCCCGCCGCCATGCCGTGATGCTGAAGACCGTCAGCCCGAGCAGGCCGAGAATGGTATAGGCGACCACACGTGGCCGCAGGATGCGCCGCTTGCGCCCCTGCAAGCCATTGAGCGAATCGTAGCGCACCAGGCCCGGCGGGCGGCCCACCAGCTTCATCACATCATCGCACGCATCGATGCAGGCCGCGCAGCCGATGCATTCGAGTTGCAAGCCATTGCGGATGTCGATGCCGGTGGGGCAGACATTCACGCAGCGCCGGCAGTCGATGCAGGAGCCCTCCGCCTTGCCCTTCGGGCCACGGGGTTCGCCGCGCTTCTCATCGTAGCCGATCACGACGGTATCGTCATCCGTGAGCGCGCTCTGCAAGCGCCCATAGGGACACATGATCACGCAGAACTGCTCGCGGAACCAGCCGAAGCAAAACCACAGGATGAGGGTGAGAAAGAGTACCGCACCGAAGGCCGTGGCATGCGCGAGAGGCCCCTCCTGCATGTGCTGGTAGAGACGCGGGATGGAGACGAAGTAGGAGAGGAACACGTGCGCGATCAGCGTGGCGCAGAGCAGGTAGAGCGCGTGCTTCAGCCCTCGCCGCAGCCACTTGCCGGCGCTCCACGGCGCGGCGTCCAGGCGGCGGCGGGCGACCGCATCCCCCTCCGTCCAACGCTCAATGCGGCGGAAGACATGATCCAGGAAGACCGTGTAAGGACAGGCCCAGCCGCACCACAAGCGGCCCAGCAGCGAGGTGATGAAGAAAAGCGTGAAGCCCAGCCCGGTGATGCCGAAGAACATCACCCACAAGTCCTGCGGCACGAGGGTAAGGCCGAAGACATGGAACTGCCGGTTCTCCACGTCGAGGAACAACGCCGGGCTGCCATTCACCTGGACCCAGGGAAGAAGGACATACACCGCGATCAAAAGGCCCGCCACCCAGCGACGGCCGAAGGTCCACTTGCCCTTCACGTCCGACGTGTGCAGGTAGTAGTGCGACCCGTCCCGGTTGATGGTGGTGACGGAGTCGAGATTGGGTTGCTTGCGGAGGTCGGTGGCCATTGGCGTCGGACAGGGAAACCATGGCGGTAGGATCCCGCGGGATCTCCGCATCTGCTGCCGGGATCTGTGCGGATCCTCTCGGCATCCCTTGCAATCCTGAGAATCGCGCCGCCAGCCGACGGACAGATGCGAGTGCGCCCATGCCACGGCAGCGCTGCCGCGCGACATTCCCCCCGGATAAGGGCAAGCACCGATCATCTGACCGCCGGCTGGCGGCGCGATTTCATCCAAGCCCGGCGCTCAGCTCCCGGGCTCGGTGTCTCTCGCCGCCTCCGCAGCGAGCTTCCGGCGCGAGCAGTGGGACCACTCTTCCGCGGAACACTGGTTGGCGGAGCAGGAGAATTCGCACGTGGCGAGTTCCGCGGGAACCTGCTGCACGAGTTGCCGGGTGACCCAGTCCCTCACGGGGTGGGATTTCGGCGAAGTTTCGTCGGGGAATTTCATGATAGGTCTTGGGGGTGGGTGGAGATCGATCAGCCGCCGAAGTCGTGCGGGTTCTTGGAAATGAGGAAGGCAGTCAACTCGGCGACCTGCTTCGGCGTCAGGATCTGGCCCCACGCCTGCATGCGCGCGCCATTGTAGCCGGGGGCTTCCGCAGGCGTCCCTTCGTTGATCAGCTTGAAGATTTCCATGGGCCCGGCCCCATACTCCCAGTGGCCGTCGCAGAGGGAGCGCCCTGGGAGTGGCACCTTTGTGCCGCCGGCATCGAGCGTCCCGGTCAGGTCCGCGGCATGGCAGGCCGCGCAATTCGTGCCGTAGATGGAGGCACCGGCCGCCACGATGGCGGGATCCGCCGCCCACTTTTCGATCAATGTCTTGTCATCCAGGGAGGCGAGGGTCGCGGCCAGTTCCTGCTCCTTCTTCTCGTGGATCGCCGAGAGCTGGGACTCGATCCGCTGGCCATCCGTCTGATAGAGGCCGGAGTAGTAGTAGATCGACCAATAAACGACGAACCAGACGATGGCCCCGTAGAAGGTGAAGAGCCACCAGTTCGGGAGCTTCTGGTCGAATTCCTGGATGCCATCGAACTCATGCTCCCGGAGGATGACCTCGCCCTTGTCCTTGGCATACTTGCCGCGCTTCACTTCAGCTTTCATGGGATATCTCCGTATTCTCTGGGTCCGGCTGGTCGGTCAGGGGTAGTTGCGCCATTCGCTCCCGGTCGCACGCCCTCATCAGGAGGGCGCGGATCGTGGTGATGAGGAACACCGCCGCGAGGGAGCCGAACGCGATCATCGGGATCACCGATGCCCACTCCTCCAGGATCACACGTTTGAACATAGCTATGGATGGAGGGGAGTTTCCTTCGTGGTGGACGAGGTGCGGGCCTCGTGAACCTCACGGGCATGCTCCGTCAGCTTGCGGTAGCTGTCGGGATCGAGCGGAATCGCTTCCGGCATATCCTTCTTCTCGATCTCGTGGTAGCTGCCGACCTTCTGGACATAGGCGATGAGCGCGACCACGCGGCTCTCCGAGAAGTGGCGGAGGAGCTCTTCCTTGCTCGCCGTCTTCATCGGCTC
This window encodes:
- a CDS encoding sulfite exporter TauE/SafE family protein, whose translation is MDLTLAGALLAGGATSLHCVGMCGPLACGLGTFAKSDAERLTAASAYHAGRLFSYSLIGAICGGLGKEPLHWFFDSPAVILPWAMVIALLLIATGLEKKIPRPAFFQRFSLRVRLRARGLPLAASGVLSGLLTPLLPCGPLYAMFIALLAAGGAVRGAELALAFGLGTIPMLWLAQRGTQLLGARRSPGLLRGIQRGMALLAAMVLAWRLHGTLPLPGGEPVADKDELPSCCHSASPAP
- the ccoG gene encoding cytochrome c oxidase accessory protein CcoG, with product MATDLRKQPNLDSVTTINRDGSHYYLHTSDVKGKWTFGRRWVAGLLIAVYVLLPWVQVNGSPALFLDVENRQFHVFGLTLVPQDLWVMFFGITGLGFTLFFITSLLGRLWCGWACPYTVFLDHVFRRIERWTEGDAVARRRLDAAPWSAGKWLRRGLKHALYLLCATLIAHVFLSYFVSIPRLYQHMQEGPLAHATAFGAVLFLTLILWFCFGWFREQFCVIMCPYGRLQSALTDDDTVVIGYDEKRGEPRGPKGKAEGSCIDCRRCVNVCPTGIDIRNGLQLECIGCAACIDACDDVMKLVGRPPGLVRYDSLNGLQGRKRRILRPRVVAYTILGLLGLTVFSITAWRRAKPFTADFSRMRGQPYYADSTSVRNHFHVRVHNKRNQPASFALHLRNAPPGFTLSGAGQAMDIPPRGEAGTPAIILAPHASYAGPAILVIEARVQPGDVVLTHELRFLGPSTHTTP
- a CDS encoding cbb3-type cytochrome c oxidase N-terminal domain-containing protein, with amino-acid sequence MKAEVKRGKYAKDKGEVILREHEFDGIQEFDQKLPNWWLFTFYGAIVWFVVYWSIYYYSGLYQTDGQRIESQLSAIHEKKEQELAATLASLDDKTLIEKWAADPAIVAAGASIYGTNCAACHAADLTGTLDAGGTKVPLPGRSLCDGHWEYGAGPMEIFKLINEGTPAEAPGYNGARMQAWGQILTPKQVAELTAFLISKNPHDFGG